DNA from Actinomyces sp. oral taxon 897:
CCGCCGGGGCCAGGACCTGTCCGCAGGCCCTGGCCCCGGCGGAGGGGCGTCCCCGGTCCGACGGCGCCGCGGGCCCGACGCGCCGTCCGCGGCTCCTCTCACGGGGCGGCCCGCACCTGCGGGGCGGCCTGCGGCGCTGGCGCCCGTCCCTGCGCTCGTGGCGGGGGCTCACCTCCCTCGTGGCGGTGGTCCTGGTCGTCCTCCTGGTGGCGCTGGGGGCGGATCTGGCTGTCCTGGCCTACCGGCCCGACTACGTGGATCTGGCCCTCCCTGCCGCTACCGGCTCAGGCGGGCCCCCGGAGACCTGGCTCCTCGTGGGCACCGACTCCCGCCAGGACCTGCCCGACGGCCCCGCACGCTACGGCGCCCCCGAGGACGTGAGCGGCCAGAGGGCCGACGTCGTCCTGCTGCTCCAGCCCGGCAGCCAGGGGACCCGGATCCTGGGCCTGCCCCGTGACCTCATGCTGGTCGGGGCGGACGGGACCGTGGACCGCCTGGCCGCCAGCTACCTTCGCGGGCCCCAGGCCACCGTGGACCTGCTGTGCACCGGCCTGGGGGTCAGGGCCACCCACCTGGTGGTGGTGGACATGGCCCAGTTCGCGCGCCTCGTGGACGCCCTGGGAGGGGTGGACGTGGAGGTGGCCGAGCCGGTGCGTGACGCCCGCGCCGGGCTGGACCTGCCCGGCGGCACCCAGCACCTGAGCGGCGTGGACGCGCTGGCCCTGGTGCGCTCACGCCACCCGGAGGTGCTCCGGGACGGGGTGTGGACCGCCCTGCCCGCCTCGGAGGGGGCCCGACGTCGCAGCGAGTTCAGCGCGTCGGTCATGCGCTCCCTCCTGGCGGCCCTGGCCCGGCAGGTGCGCGACCCGCTGCGTGCCCACGC
Protein-coding regions in this window:
- a CDS encoding LCP family protein encodes the protein MVLVVLLVALGADLAVLAYRPDYVDLALPAATGSGGPPETWLLVGTDSRQDLPDGPARYGAPEDVSGQRADVVLLLQPGSQGTRILGLPRDLMLVGADGTVDRLAASYLRGPQATVDLLCTGLGVRATHLVVVDMAQFARLVDALGGVDVEVAEPVRDARAGLDLPGGTQHLSGVDALALVRSRHPEVLRDGVWTALPASEGARRRSEFSASVMRSLLAALARQVRDPLRAHALAHDIAGDLTLDTGTSVWDLVSLARSAATAREGALSSVTVPAPDLEGAFVAPPTPQTFEALAAYGYTRGTCTPAS